The Streptomyces sp. R28 region TCCGCGTCCTTGTCCTCGTCTGGGGCCGCGTCCACCCGCAGCTGCGGAACGTCCGTCCCCGTCAGGCCCGTCGTCCCCGCCGCCGTCAGCAGCAGCGACGTGCCCGAGTTCGTGACCATGAAGGCGAGGCGCGCGGCGGGGTGTGCCGGGTCCAGCGGCACATACGCGCCGCCCGCGCGCAGCACCGCGAGGGCGGCGATGCCCATGTCGGCGCCCCGGGGCAGCAGCAGCCCGACCCGGTCGCCGCGCCGCACGCCCCGCGCACGCAGCCGAGCCGCCAGAGCGTCGGCGCGCTCCAGCAGTTCGCGGTACGTCAGCCGCAGCGCTCCGCAGACGAGGGCGGGGGCCTCCGGCCGGGCGGCCGCGCGGTCCGCCACCAGATCCGGTACCAGCCGTGCCGACTCGACGACCCGCTCCGTACGGTCCCCGAGCGCCAGCAACCGCTCACGCTCGTCGGCCGGCACCATCTCGACCGTCGACAGCGGCGCGTCGGGCCGCGCCAGCAGACCGTCCAGCAGTGTCTCGAAGCACCGCACCCACCGTCGTACCGTCGCCGCCTCGAACAGCGCGCCGCGGTGGATGAGATACGCGGCGAGATCCTCGCCCCACCGCTCCACCTGGAGATGGAAGTCGAACTTCGCGGTGTCCAGCACGACAGGGACCCGCTCGACTTCGGCACCCGCCAGGCCCAGCGTCAGCTCGGTGTCGTCGTCGTAGCCGAACACCACCTGCACGACCGGATCGTGGCTCATCTCGCGCGCCGGGGCGACCGCGTTCACGACCGCCTCGAAGGGCGCGTCCTGGTACGGCTGGGAGGCCAGCAGCGCGGTGCGCAGACGGTCGATCAGGTCGTGGTACGTCGGGTCACCGGACAGGTCGACGCGCAGCGCCAGGGTGTTGGTCAGCATGCCGACCATGTCCTGGAGTTCGGGGCGGTCCCGGCCGGAGACGGGGAAGCCGATCACCAGGTCCTCGGAGCCGGACAGCCGGCTCACGAACGCGGCGTACGCGGCGAACACCGCCATGAACGGCGTACCGCCGCGCCCCCGGGCCGTCTCGGCGATCCGCTCACGGACCCGGGCCGACAGCGTGAAGCGTTCGGTGCCGCCCGCCGCCGAACGGACCGCTCCGCGCGGCCGGTCCAGCGGCAGTGCGACCGTCTCGGGAGCCCCGCGCAGCCGCTCGGCCCAGTGCGCGACCGAGTCGGCGTACTCGCCCGCTGCCTGCCGCTCCCGCTGCCAGGACGCGAAGTCCGGGAACTGGAGCGGGAGTTCGGGCAGAGCGTGGCGCAGGCCCTTGGCCTCGTTCTCGTACCCGGCCGACAGCTCGCGCAGCAGCACGCCCAGCGACCAGCCGTCGCAGACCAGGTGGTGGGCGACGAGCAGGATGCGGTGACTGCCGTCGTCCACGGCGTACAGCGTGCAGCGCAGCAGCGGGCCGGACGCCACGTCGAAGGGGCGGGCGGCCTCGGCGCGCATCCGCGCGTCCACCTCGGCCACGGGCACGTCGCGCTCCACGCGCGGCTCGACTCTCCCGGCGGCGGACACGATCTGCAGCGGCACCCCGTCGGGACCGGTGCGGAACACCGTGCGCAGCGACTCGTGCCGGGCGACGAGCGCGTCCAGGGCCCGGCCGAAGGCGGCCGGATCGAACGGCCCGCGCACGGCGAACGCGGCCGGCACGTGGTAGGTCGCGCTGCCCGGGTCCATGTGGTCCAGGACGAGCAGCCGGGCCTGCGCGTCCGAGGTCGGGAACTCGTACTCCTCGCCGTCCCCGGGAGTCTCCTCGTACGCCCCGCCGTTGTCCTCGTACTCCCCGACAGCCCCTGTGCCGTCAGCGTCCATCTGCCTGTGCTCCGTCCCCCGTGCGGTTCCTTGCCAGTACGTCCTCCACGGCCGCGGCGATCTCGCCGACCGGCCCCGGTGTCAGCACATCACTGTGCTCACAGTCCAGTTCGTGTACGTCCACCCCGGCCGAGCAGGCCTGCCACGCGGCGCGCTTCTCCTCGGTCGTCGCCTCCGAGGCGCGGGCGGCCGAGAAGAGGGTCACCCGGCCGTCGTACGGCGACGGCTGCCAGGCGCGGGCCATCTCGATGTACCGGCACATGGCGGCGACCAGGGTGTCGAGGCGCCGTTCGTCGAGGTCGGCCAGGAGCGCGCTGTGCGCGTGGACGCGTGCCACGACCTCGGCCCGCTCCAGCGGCTCGGGTCCGGCCGCGACCCCGGGCAGCGCGTTGCGCAGCAGATTGCTCATCCCCACCTGCTCCACGACCGTCGGGTCCAGCGGCACCCGCGCCACGTCCGGCGGCTTCGGCATCGAGTCCAGGACGGCGACGAGCGCGACCTCCTCGCCGGCCGCGCGCAACCGCACCGCCAGCTCATGGGCGAACGGTCCGCCGAAGGACCGGCCCAGCAGCAGATACGGCCCGTGCGGCCGCACCGCCCGGATGTGCGGTACATAGCGCTCGGCCAACTCGCCCAATGTTGTCGGCAGTTGCTCGCCGTGCAGCACCGGCGTGTGCAGCGCGTACACCGGCCGCCCGGGGGCGAGGTGCGGCAGCAGCGCCGCGTACCCCCAGCCGAGTCCCAGCCCCGGGTGCAGACAGAACAGCGGCGGCAGGTCGCCGTCGCGGCGCAGGGGGAGCAGCGGGGAGTACGCGTCCTCGTCGTCCGGGCCCCTGCCCTTGCCCTTGTCCGCCTGTCCCGTGGCGAGGCGCGCGGCGAGCGTGGCCGGCGTCGGTGCCTCGAACAGCGTGGCCGGCGACACCCGTACCCCGAGCTGGGCGTAGATCTCCGCCGTCAGGCGCAGGGCGAGCAGCGAGTGGCCGCCGTGCGCGAAGAAGTCGGCGTCGGGGCCGACCGCCTGGAGCCCGAGCTCCTGAGCGAACAGCGCGCACAGCCGCTGCTCGTGCCCCGGCCGGGCGATCCGCCCGTGGTCCGGCCGGACTCGCTGCGGCTCGGGTTCGGGCAGCGCGGCCCGGTCGACCTTGCCGTGCGCGGTCAGCGGTACGGCGTCCAGGGCGGCCCACGCCGACGGCATCAGATGCGCCGGCAACGTGCGCGCCGCATGCTCCCGTACGAGTCCCAGGTCGCCGCCCACGACATACGCGACGAGCCTCTTGCCGCCGTCCGGCCCGGGGCGCGCGGCCACCACGGCCCGTTCCACGCCCGGGCAGCCGGCCAGCGCGGCCTCCACCTCGCCCGGCTCGATGCGGAAGCCCCGCACCTTGACCTGGTCGTCGCTGCGGCCCATGAACTCCAGCTCGCCGGCGGGAAGCCGGCGCACCAGATCGCCCGTGCGGTACATCCGGGTGCCGGGCGGCCCGTACGGATCGGCGACGAAACGCTCGGCGGTCCCGCCGGGGCGGTTCAGGTAACCGAGGGCCAGGCCTGTGCCCGCGATGTACAACTCGCCCACCGTTCCGGCCGGTACGGGACGCAGGAGGCGGTCGAGGACATAGGTGCGGGTGTTGTCGAGGGGCCGCCCGATGGGCACGGACGCGCCGACGTCACCGGTCACCCGGTGGGCCGTGGCGAACACCGTCGTCTCGGTGGGCCCGTAGCCGTTGACGACCCGGGTGCCGGGGCAGTGCTCGCGCACCCGCCGCACCGCCTCGGGCGCGAGGACGTCCCCGCCCGCCCACACCTCCCGCACGGTGCCCAGCACCTCGGGCGCGATCTCCGCGACGGTGCGCAGGAGTTCGGCGGTGAGCCACAGGGCGGTGACGCGCGTTTCGGGCAGCAGCCGCTTCAGCAGGTCGGGGGTGACGGGACCGGGCGGGGCGAGTACGACCGTGCCCCCGTTCAGCAGGGGCACCCAGGTCTCGTAGGTCGCGGCGTCGAAGGTGTGCGGGCTGTGGAGGAGGACGCGCTCGTGCGCGCCGCCCGCGAAACGGGTGTCGGCGGCGAGTTCGACGACGGCCCGGTGCGGGGTGAGGATGCCCTTGGGTTCACCCGTCGAGCCGGAGGTGTACATCACGTAGGCGGCGGATTCGGGGTGCACGGCCGCCGTCGGCGGGGCGCCGGCGTCGGCTCCGCCCAGGCGTGACAGGTCCAACAGCCGTATTCCACCCGGCAGTTGCACGTCGGCATCCGTAACCGCGACCCGAGCACCGGCCTGCCCCAGCAGCGCCGCCAGCCGCCCCGCCGGAGCCGCAGGATCCAGCGGCAGGCAGCACGCGCCCGCCTTCAGCACCGCCAGCTGCGCGACGACCAGGGACGCGGACCGGGCCAGCGGCAGCGCCACCGTGTCGCCGGGCCGTACCCCCGCCTCCCGCAGCCGCGCCGCCAGCCGGTCGGACGCCGCGTCGAGACCGCCGTACGTCAGCACCTCACCGTCCGCCTCGACGGCCGGCGCGTCCGGCGTACGGGCCACCTGCCCGGCGAAGCGCCCGGGGATGCTCAGTGTCTCGGGCACCGGGCGGACCGGCCCCTCGGCCGGGGCGAGCAGCTGTCGCCGCTCCTCCTGCGGGAGGACGTCGAGCCGGTCGGCCGGTGTGTCGTGCGCGGAGGTCAGCGCCTCGAAGGCGCGCGCCAGGCGGGCGCCGACCGTGGCCGCGGAGATGCCCCGGCGGCAGCTGATCCGCAGCAGCATCCGTTCCCCGGCGACGACGGCGACCGTCACCGGGTAGTGCGTCGCGTCCCGCGTCTCGACCAGCTCGACGGCCGCGGTGGGCCCCTCGGTGCGCGGGAAGTTCTCGAACGCCAGGACCGTGTCGAAGAGTTCGCCCGCCCCGGCCGCCCGCTGCACCTCAGACAGCCGTACATGGTGGTACGGAGCCAGCCGCAGCTGCTCGCTCTGGACGCGGGCCAGCAGTTCGTCGACGCCCTCACCGGCGCGCAGCCGGATCCGCACGGGCAGCGTGTTGATGAACAGGCCCACCATCCGCTCGACACCGGGCAGATCGTGCGCCCGCCCGGAGACGACCGCGCCGAACACCAGGTCCTCGGCACCGGTCAGCCGGGCCAGCACCAGGGCCCAGGCCGTCTGCGCCACGGTGTTGACGGTGACGCCCGCGTCCGCGGCACGCCGGGTGACCGCCGCGGTCAGTTCGGGCGTCAGCTCTACGTCGACCGTGTCCTCAGCCGTCTCAGCCGTCTCAGCCCTCTCCGGTCCGACGGGGCCGGGCACAGCTGGGGGCAGCAGTGAGGGCCGCGACAGCCCGCCCAGTGCCTCGCGCCAGGCGGCTTGCGCCCGCGCCTGGTCCTGGCCGTTCAGCCAGACCAGGAACTGCTTGAAGGGCACGGCGGGCGGCAGCGCGGCGGTGCCGGTCGTCAGCGCCTCCAGGTCCCGCGCGAGCAGCGGCAGCGACCAGCCGTCGAGCAGGATGTGATGGAGGGTCAAGAGCAGGTCGGCGCCCGCGTCGTGCCGGACCAGCGTGGCCCGTACCAGGGGGCGCTGGGCCAGGTCGAAGCGGCGGCCCCGGTCCTCGGCCATGAGGCGCGCGAACTCCGCCTCCGTCTCGTCCGGCGTGCGGCCCGTGCGGTCCATCTCCGTCCACGGCACCTTCACCGAGCGCAGGATCACCTGCACCGGCCGGTCGACATGCTCGTGCCGAAAGCGCGCCCGCAGATTCGGGTGCCGCTCCAGCAGTGCGGTCACCCCGGCCCGTACCGCCGCGGCCGTGATGCCGGGGGCGATCCGGAAGCGGGCCTGCACCAGATAGGGGTCGGGGCGGTCGGGATCGCGCAGGGCGTGGAAGAGCAGGCCCTCCTGGGCGGGGGAGAGCGGCAGTACGTCCAGGATGCGACCGCCCATCAGTCGTCCCCCTCTTCGTCCTCTTCGTCCTCGTCGTCCCAGCCCTCGAACTCCAAGTCGTCCTCCAGCAGGGCGAGCTGGTCCGCCGACAGTCCGACCAAGGGGAAGTCGGAGCTGGTGTGACCGCCCGTGCCGTCCCGGCGGGCGTGCTCGACCAGCACCTCGATCGCCTCGCACCACAGCCGGGCCAGCTCCAGCACCTCGTCCTCGCCGAGCACCCCGCGCGCGTACGAGAACCCGGCGCTCAGACACAGCCGCCCGCCGTCCCGCTCCAGGACCAGCGCGTCCACCTCCACCGCATGGCCGAGCGGCAGCGCCTCGGCGGCCATGCCGAGCAGCTCGCCGTCGGCCGTGTCGCCGCCGGAGAACCGGCCCAGGTAGTTGAAGCGCAGGTCCGGGACGGGCAGCGCGGCCAGCTTCGGGGCCGTGTCCGGGTTGAGGTGGCGCAGCAGACCCCAGCCGAGGCCCCCCGACGGGACCGCCCGCAGCTGCTCCTTGACCTGCTTGAGCGCCTCGCCGGCCGCGTCCCGCGCGGGCTGCCAGAAGGGCGGGCCGAGCACGCCGCCCGCGTCCAGCCGGACCGGGTACTGGGTGGTGAACCAGCCGACCGTGCGGGAGATGTCGGCGGGCTCGGAGAGCACCTCGCGGCCGTGGCCCTCCAGGTGGACCAGCACGCCGGTGACCGCCGGAGGGGACTCGCCCCGCCGCCGTACCGCCGCCGCGGCCAGCGCCGTCAGCAGCACGGCGTCCGGGCCGCAGTGGAAGGCCGCGGTCACCTCCGACAGCGCCGCCTCGGTGACCTCTGGCGTCAGCTCGACGGTGAGCACGGCACGGCGCGCGCCGACACCCCGGCCGCCCGAGATCCGCGCGTCCGGGCCGCTCAGCATCCCCTCCCACCAGGCGGACTCCGTGTCGGCCAACCCGGGCCTGACCGCCTCCCGCGCCAGCAGCCGTGCCCAGCGCGCGAAGGACGTGCCCGGGCTCTGCGGCATCCGCGCCCCGGCCGACCCGGCCGCCGACCCGTCCGCCAGCCCGGCTGCCAGCTCGGGACCCAGCAGCCGCCAGGACACGCCGTCCACCGCCAGGTGGTGCACCGTCAGCAACAGCAGCCCCGGCCGACCGGAGGCCGGGTCGAGCCAGGTGGCCCGCAGCATCTCCCCCTTCTCCGGGTCGAGCCGCACCGCCGCCGCCAACTCCTCGGCCGACGCCCGCGGATCGGCACCGACGGGCACCTCGACGCGCTCGACGGCCACGCCGGGGACGTCCTCGGGAACCTCCAGCTCCCCGTCCACCAGGCGCATCCGCAACACACCGTGCCGCTCGACCAGCCCGCGCACCGTCGCCTCGACGCGCTCCAGGCCCACGTCCCGCGGTACCGGGAACACCATCGACTGCGTGAACGCCGCCGAGGCCGCGTCTGCGTACTGTTCGCGCCACCACCGCATGACCGGCGTGAGCGGGAAGCGCCCCGTGCCGGAGTCCTCGGCGAGGGTGAGGTCCGCCGCCTCCCGTGCCGTCAGCGCGAGCGCGGCAGGCGTACGGGCCGTGAAGACGTCACGCGGCGTGATGCCGAGCCCCGCTCCCGAGGCCCGCCCGGCGAGCTGGATCGCCATGATGCTGTCGCCGCCCAGCCGGAAGAAGTCGTCGTCGGCGCCGACCCGTTCGACACCGAGCACCTCCTCGAACAGGGCGCACAGGGTGACTTCGCGGACGCCCTCCGGGGCCCGCCCGAAGTCGCGCGGACGGCTTCCCGGGGCGGGCAGCGCCGCCCGGTCCAGCTTGCCGTTGGGTGCCAGCGGGAGTTCCTCCAGCACCACCACGTCGGCCGGCACCATGGCGGCGGGCAACCGCCCGGCGGCGTACGCCAGCAGCGCCTCCGGCACCGGGACGCCCTCGCCCTCGCCGACGACGTACCCGACGAGCCGTGGCCTGCCCGGACGGTCCTCCCGCACGACGGCCACCGCCTGCCGCACCGAGGGGTGCCCGGCGAGGACCGCCGCGATCTCGCCCGGCTCGACGCGGTGGCCGCGGATCTTCACCTGGTCGTCGGAGCGGCCCAGATACTCCAGCTGCCCGTCGTCCCGGCGGCGGGCCAGGTCCCCGGTGCGGTACATGCGCTCGCCGGGCGGTCCGTACGGGTCGGCGACGAACCGCTCGGCGGTCGCCCCCGCCCGCCCCAGATAGCCGTACGCCACTCCCGGCCCCGCCAGGCAGAGCTCGCCGCACACCCCGGGCGGCACGGGCCGCAGCCGCTCGTCGAGGACGTACACGCGCGTGCCCGGGAGCGGGGCGCCGATGGGCGGTGCGGTGCCGTCGCCGGCCAGCGGGCCGGAGAGGGTGGCGGCGACGGTGAACTCGGTGGGCCCGTAGACGTTGTGGAACCGGCGCCCTCCGACGGCCCAGCGGGCCACCAGCTCCGGCGGACACGCCTCCGCGCCCACGGCCAGCGACCGCAGCTCGGGGTACTCCCCGGCCGGCACCGTCGCCAGCACCGAGGGCGGCAGCAGCGTGCAGCTGATCCGCCGCCCGGTCAGCACGTCCGCGAGGTCCTGCCCGGCGAGCGGCCCCTGAGGCGGTACGACCAGGGTGCCGCCGGACCCGAACGCCATGCACATCTCACCCACGGAGATGTCGAAGGCGGGAGAGCCCAGTTGCAGCACCCTGCTGTCGGCGTCCAGGGCGAGCGCGTCCACGAGACCGCGCGCGAGGGCCGTCAGCCCGGCGTGCGGGACCACGACGCCCTTGGGACGGCCGGTGGAGCCCGAGGTGTGAATGACGTAGGCGGGCGCCGACGGGTCCAACTCCTGTGCGGCCAACGGCGGTTCGTCGTAGGCGCGCTCGTCGAGGACGAGCGTGGGGACGCCCGTCTCCGGAATCACCCCGGGCTCGCCGGCCACCACCAGGACCGGTGTCGCGTCCGCCAGCGCCAGCCGGATGCGCTCCGGTGGGTAGTCGGGGTCGATCGGGAGGTACGCGGCGCCCGTGCGCTGTACCGCCAGCAGCGCCGGGACCGTGGCGGCCGTGCGCCCGAGGGCGAGGGCCACGATCCGGCCGGGGCCCGCACCGTGCCGGGCCAGATGAGCCGCCAGCCGGTTCACGCGGTCGGTCAGTTCGGCGTACGTCAGCCGCAGGCCCTCGGCCTCCAGCGCGGGCGCGTCGGGGGTGCGGGACGCCTGCCGGGCCACCAGGTCGGGCAGGGCCAGCGGCTCGGGGGCCAGGCCGCCCGAGCCGAGCTGCGCCAGCCGTCGCCGGTCGGCCTCGGGCACCAGGCCGACCTCGGCGAGCGGCACCTCGGGGTCGGCGGTGAAGCGGCGCAGCAGCTCCAGGTAGGCGTCCGTCCAGTGCCGTACGGTGTCGGCGCCGAAGAGAGCGGTACGGATCTCGAAGCTGCCCTCCATCGTGCCGTCGTCGCAGTCACGGACGATGCCGACGAGGTCGTGCTCGCCACCGGTGTGGATGCGCTCGGGCTCGCTGAACTCCCGCAGCGCGGCCACACTGCGCTGCTGGGTGAGGTGCATGAACACCCACTGGAACAGCGGGGAGCGCCCGGCGCTGCGGTCGGGCGCGACCGCCGAGACGATCCGCCCCACAGGCACGTCCGCGTTGGCCATCAACTCGGGGAAGTCCGCCGCGAACCGGGCCAGTACGCCGGCGAAGGAGTCCCCGGGCCGGATCCGCCAGCGGGTCGGGATGGCGTTCATGACGTACCCGATGACCCGCTCCAGGCCCTTGGCGGCCCGGTTGGCGGTGGGCGTGCCGAGCACCATGTCGTCGGCGCCGGTCAGACGGTGCGCCAGGACCGCGAAGGCCGCCATCAGGACGACGTAGACGGAGGCGCCGCGCTCCCGGGCCAGCGCCCGTACGGCCCGGGCGGTCGGGGCGTCGACGCGGAACGGGATCTGGGCGATCTCCTCGGAGGAGCCGATCGCCTCGGACGCCCCGGCCCCGACTCCGGCCCCGACTCCGGCCCCGGGCACGCTGAGCGGCCCCGGCGGCTCGGCGAGGTAGCGGCGCCAGAAGGCCAGCCGCGCCTCGAAGACGCCGGACTCCTCCAACTCGCCCTGCCAGGACGCGAAATCGGCGTACTGGATGCGAGGGCGGATCAGCGTCGGTGCCGAACCGGCGCGCATCGCGCGGTGTGCCTCGGCGAACTCGGCCTGGAGCACGTCGAAGGACCACCAGTCGGCGATCACGTGGTGCAGGCTCAGCATCAGCGTGGTCCGCCGCTCGTCGACCGTGACGAACCGGGCCCGCATCAGCGGCTCACCGGCCAGGTCGAAGGGGCGGCGCCGGAACGTCTCGAAGGCCTCGGCGATGGTGGTGCCGGTGCCCCGCAGGTCCTCCCGCTCCAGCAGGAAGCGCTCCTCGGGCGGGAAGGTGACGCTGAGCGCGCCCGGCTCGCCGCCGATGCGGGCCCGCAGGACGTCGTGGTGGGCCCGGACCAGGGTCAGTGCCGTCTCCAGACGGTCCGGCTCGACCGGCTCGACCGTCTCGTCGAAGTGATAGGCACAGCACAGGTTGAGCGCGGGAGTGCCGGGATACAGCGACTCGTACACCCACAGGTCCTCCTGCGCCGGACTGAGCCGCACCGGCCCGTCCGAGTCGCGGGGCGGTACGACCGCCGGGATCAGCCCGGCCTGCCCGGACTCCACCAGCCGCCGCATGAGCCGCACCCGCTGCTCACCGCTGAGCGCGCTGAACCGCTCGGCCATCGAAGCGCCGGCCGCCCCCGTCGTCGCCGTCACGCCACGTCCTCCCCGAGCCTCACGAACTCCCCTGCCACACCACGGCCCTCCCGAGGCGCCGCGCACTCCTGCCGCACGCCACCGGCCTCCCGGGGTGCCGCGCATCCCTCCACCACGCCGCGGCCCGTGCGCGGCGTCGCGAATCCCCCTGTCACGCGACGTCCTCCCGAAGCTCGGCCAGCCGGTGCAGCCCGGCCAGCACCTCGTCGCGGCCGAGACCGAAGTCCACGAAGCAGGCGACCTCGTCGCAGCCCAGCTCACGCAGATCGGCGAGCATCTTCCGGCAGGTCTCGGCGGAGCCGAGCAGGCTGCCCCAGGTCAGATAGCGGTGGAAGGCGAACTCGGCGAGCAGCGCGGTCTGTTCCTCGGTGAGCTCCGCCGTCGCCTTGTCGGCCGTGCGGTTGGCCGTGGTCTGCCGTACGTACGAGCGCAGATACCTCGTCAGCGGTACGGCGGTCAGGCGCCGCGCCTCCTCGTCGTCCGCGCCGACGAACGTGTGCGCCATCAGCGTCACCCGGCCGTGCGCGTCGGTGCCGCCCTGGTCGGGGGCGGCGGCGCAGGCGGCCCGGTAGCGGGCGATCTTCTCGGCCAGCTCCTCCCGGCTCTGCCCGACGGTCGCCCCGAGGACCCCGGTGCGCAGACTTCCGGCGGCCTCCCAGGTCGCGGGGTTGCCGGAGCTGGTGAGCCACAGGGGGAGCGTGTCTTGCACGGGCCGGGGCTGCGGCAGGACGGCGACCGAGGCGCCGGTGCCGTCGGTGAACTCGGCCGCCTCGCCCGCCCACAGCCGCCGCAGCAGCGGGATGTCCCGCAGGGTCTGCTCGCGCCGGCCCTCGTAGTTGTCCGGGGCCAGCACGAAGTCGGCGGAGTGCCAGCCCGTCGCCGCGGACAGCCCGATCCGGCCGTGCGAGAGGTTGTCGACGACGGCCCAGTCCTCCGCGATCCGCAGCGGATGGTGCAGCGGCAGGATCACGCTGCCCGCCCGGATGTGGATCCGCTCGGTGGCCACCGCGAGCGCCGCACTGAGCACCGGCGGGCTGGGGAACACCTGCCCCACCTGCTGGAAGTGCCGCTCGGGCGTCCAGATCGCGTGGAAGCCGAGCCGGTCCGCGGTGCGGGCGACGGTGAGGATGTCGTCGTAGGCCTCACTGTGCCGGGACGCGCCGCCTGTGGCCGCGGTGTCGGCGGCGGGTGTGTCGGCGCCGAAGAACATCACGCTCAGGTCCATGGCACCTCCTTCTGACTGGTGTCGGTACGGCCGTCGCGGCCGGGCTGCCGGGGAACGCGCGGCCGAC contains the following coding sequences:
- a CDS encoding MupA/Atu3671 family FMN-dependent luciferase-like monooxygenase yields the protein MDLSVMFFGADTPAADTAATGGASRHSEAYDDILTVARTADRLGFHAIWTPERHFQQVGQVFPSPPVLSAALAVATERIHIRAGSVILPLHHPLRIAEDWAVVDNLSHGRIGLSAATGWHSADFVLAPDNYEGRREQTLRDIPLLRRLWAGEAAEFTDGTGASVAVLPQPRPVQDTLPLWLTSSGNPATWEAAGSLRTGVLGATVGQSREELAEKIARYRAACAAAPDQGGTDAHGRVTLMAHTFVGADDEEARRLTAVPLTRYLRSYVRQTTANRTADKATAELTEEQTALLAEFAFHRYLTWGSLLGSAETCRKMLADLRELGCDEVACFVDFGLGRDEVLAGLHRLAELREDVA